The DNA window TCACTGTATAACTGACATTTTAGCCTTAATCAACTACTAGCTAGTTCTAGTCAATAAACTTGAATATTACTCAAGTGCTATTATAAACATGGACATAAGTTTAACTTTAAGACATGAGGTTAAACTATGTTTATTACACTATTTTAGCCAAATATAATTGCAAACAAGCAGTAATTAAACATAATTATTGCTTGTTCAGTTAACTTACACAATGAATCAAAGAAATAATATATGGCTTATCAAATTGTACATAATTGTTAAAATGACCTTACGTTCAGGTAATCAAGAATTATGTGTTTCTCATGCTTAACTGATGCATAATTTTGAACAAGTTAATTATGATTTACAAGTTTAACTAAGCTTAACTAATGCATAACTTGGGACCCTTAAAATGTTTAGCTAATCATTAATTACtagtgcttttgtttttttactaatgCTTAATTGTGAACAGATTAACCATAAATTAAtgcttaactaatgcattattttggacccttaaaaaaaattttactacTTTTTCGTTGTTGTTTAGGCCCCGTTTagtgcgttttagaatgaaaacgatctgcgtccacactagcatttcacccagcgtttctgaacagctctctgtctacaccacaccactgaaaatgcacatcacgtgaccacacacacacacactctggcatgcgctgcagcatgtctacccagatgagagctgtgctttttatcaaggatctaccgctctatccaatctcactatatttgttaaacgtgatatttaattcatcttattGTCTATATCCAACCACATATTacctgactttggtcttttgaatctattacttgttctcagacaacgtgttttggctgagtgcaaagataagttaataattaatgtaaccacaaacattctgtatattgactgattgcttgcctttatttcctataatgtaaacTTATTGTTcgctatacttttataatggccgttattgattattaaaagttACATTCAGCAAAAGATAGCTTATGTTTCGTAttttttcactgaaaatgaaaggaggaagtgatgttataggctctattttgttataaatatgcatacagtgaaggtgacggtcatataaatatgcagctacacgaacGTACGTAGCCAGTGTGATGTAAATAAggctataaagtacactgttccctttaaagatttacccgatgtgtcctcgggagtttgttttccatatcaaacttgctaagtctgaacttacaaggagaggatgcgagactgaactgtgtgtgtaggctacttaatattgagggaaaATCAGAGAGGCAAATGTCTGCAGCCCtgtctccgttttcagatgtctctgttttcccccatccacaatgagacggagctgcagcgttttagaatgaaaacggcctatTCAGCTTTTCCAAAATGCTCTGTTTTCAGCACTCaaaaactccagcgtagtgtggacaaATACCGTAGCGAAACTTATTCGTTTTAAAATTAAATCGTATTgttgtaaacggggccttaagaGTAACCAAAGTACCTTTGAAGGAAAGTCTGTTCACTCAGCGGCCAAATTTGCAATGCCCCCCGATAGTTTGTTCAAGACTAAAGCCAGGCCTAAGTGAATGTGAGAATCCTGAAATCTTAAAAACTGCCTGATTACCTcgtaattaaattatatatttaaaatcagcAATAAAATCTAAGGTGACCTGTCCCATataactgtacactgtaaaatgtaaaaatttaaactAATAACTTCAGCTTGGAACAACTACcttaattagttaattttcaCTTCAGTTGTTATGGTTTTCATTAATAAATGAGTTCATTCTTTTGGATGTAAGAAGTtgaagtaatttgtttaagttgaTCCAATGAGGCTTTTTTCCGGTGTCGTTACTTAAGCACTAATTAATAGCTCTGTTTGCTACAGCTGTGCATGCACAAAGATTGGCAGGCCATACCAAGTGTTGTACTTTTCCTTATTCATAGTAATGAGAGCGAATCATCTTTGTATGTCTATAGTCTTTGGAGTAACGGCCCATAAATTAAAATCcaatcaaaaactcaaaaataaaaatacagtccccattttacatttttaaatacatcatTATACATGTCATAATACAGGAGTAATTATCTGCTGCTAATTCCAACTTTTAGtcattgttatgtttttttttatctgttttgttgtgtttgtgttgcagTGAAGCCTGTAATCCCCAGATGTAGTGTGCCAGATGCAGTTACTGTAGGTTCAAGCACTGAACTGCGCTGTATTGAGAACGAAGGCTTTCCTCAGTCACAGTACCAGTGGTTCAAAAACAGCGAGGAGCTGCCCGAGGACCCAAAAACCAGCAGCAAGTTCTACAATTCCTCATACATCATGAACATTGAGACTGGCTCTCTGGTAAGTGTTTGGGGCTATTATGCTAGCAAAAcaacttgtttattattttaaaattagagGAGAGTCTGAAATGTCACCTTAAGTGCAAGAATAAATATTGGCTTCttttaaaaactgtacattttccTTTTCAGTAGGTAATAAACTAGTAGTTTGGAATGTCTAAATCCACAATACTCATAAACGAGTACTCATACTGTAAATACTAAGGATACACAAAAAGTACCAGAATAACCACCACTTATAGTGTGCTTATTATGAACACTATATTATGAGGCCACAGGTATAGTTGACTCAAAAATACACTCAAACCAGCAAAATGTAGGTTAGTTTTAGCTGAAACGGTGGCCATTGGCAGTTCAAACAATGTTAAGTCAATTACGagttaaacaaatatatacaagCAAAACCAAAAAAGTTCAGTCTGTACaagaaacattatttacaacattattacatttaatccACAGCTTCATCAAACAGTGCTTTTACAATAGACTATATCATGACCTTcctttaaaataacagaatattactgAGAATAGAATAATAGTAGAAAATAGAATAGAGTAGTACTGTTTCTTATCCTGAATGCTGCAACCTATATAAAATCATTGTAAAGAAACAGCATGAATGCAATTATGTATCAGGAAACTTGAGCTCCAGACTGCTGTGAATACTACTGTAGGACCATTTGCTGAGACTAACACTAAATGTGCATTTACGTTTAACATTAACTGCGATTGATCCACAGAAATTCCGGTCGGTAAAGAAAGAGGATGCGGGTGAATATTATTGCCAGGCCAGAAATGAAGCCGGATGGTCAAAATGTATTCGACAGAGCATGGAAGTGTGTAAGTGTGACCCCTTTTAActtgattaatattttattaattattgattaatatttgaaatattaatatttgaaatatttgaaataataattgaAGTTTTAATATGGTAttctttattattagtagtagtattagacaacattacaacatttatttttcagtttaaatgtaaaacaaaagccCATTTCTCATCTCGGAGCtgcaaaaattaattaaaaatgactattaaagtaaaCCTACACTGCAGGACTCAACCCACTAGTGCAAAGTTTAAACAGTTGACCAAACTTTGACCCTGAAGATAAATAATATTTCCATTTACACTTACTGTTTTGTAATGTATTCTTAATATTTAGGTGTTGTTTTCACGAGGTATGTCAACAACACACATAAgtacatttaatgtaaataatacatttaaaaaatacctatagttttaaacatacagtgatacagtgcatctggaaagtattcatagcacttcactttttccacattatttTATGTGACAGTCTTAtgccaaaatgtattaaatgtatttatttcctccaattctacacacaataccaatatatatatatatatatatatatatatatatatatatatatatatatatatatatatatatatatatatatatatatatatatatatatatatatatatatatatatatatatacatacaatgaaATATATGTTTAGCACACGAGATCTAAGATGTGTACTAATTTTtcaattttggatgaactattaatttaagcacaattttttttttctttatctagATGACTTGGACATTGTGGGAATATTTCTGAAGGTTTTGGGTGGAGTTGCagcatttatttttgtcattgtgGGAATTTGTCAAATTCAGAAAAGTGGTTACTGTTCCTGCAAAGATCACAGAGAAACCAAGTGAGTGAAAAAACATCATCTGGAAAGATAAAGTGGCAGATGattaaattggcagttcattcatttttttgtgctCTGTTTCATACAGCTACAAAGTACCCCAACATGAAAACAGGATGGAGTACACCACTCCAGATGAGGTATGGCTTTATAGATCTCTGACAAGACATTTATCATTTTAGTATTTGCATTAGTACCAGGGTATCTGcagggttttaaaaagtcttaaaatgtcttaaatctactaaaatattgtgttgtaggtcttaaatcatttttaacattcattcattcatttattttcttttcggcttagtccttttattaattactGGTCACctctgcggaatgaaccaccatacaatcaaacttttaactttttatttgaaaatagcatttaattactttcctttcagtaatttgttaaagttttctatttatttgtttataagttTTCAAtctgggcaaggcagtggcgcagtaggtagtgctgtcgcctcacagcaagaaggtcgctgggtcgctggttcaaacctcggctcagttggtgtttctgtgtggagtttgcatgttctccctgccttcgcgtgggtttcttccgggtgctccggtttcccccacagtcaacggacatgccgtacaggttaattgtgtaggctaaattgtccgtagtgtatgagtatgtgtgtgtggatgtttcccagagatggggcatctgctgcgtaaaaacttgctggataagtttgtggttcattccgctgtggtgaccccggattaataaagggactaagctgacaagaaaatgaatgaatgaatgaaagttctccatttatttactgctgaagatactgacctgacctagaTTTTTTTATGATTCAATTATTATTCTTGtagttttaaatgtgttaaattataatcatttttgatagggcaagtgaaaatcctttCCAAGTGAGATGTTCAaataaaatccttagcatttatcctgtttaagtctaaaatttcactttcaaatgtttaattaacttggtaaaacctgcagaaaccccgAGTACACATCtaggctccgtttacactaataccttTTAGTCTTAAAATGCATAACTTTTGCTATGGTTACGTCTTCCGTTCACACTAACTCAGAGTTTTCGAGTTCTGAAAACTGAGACTATTGAAAACTCTGAAGGGgccattttcgttttaaaatgctgctgctccgtatcagtgtggatgggggaaaacagagacatctgaaaatggaggtgtTGCTGCAGACAGTTGGTTATCTGATTTGGGCTTTTTCTTaatattaagt is part of the Danio rerio strain Tuebingen ecotype United States chromosome 15, GRCz12tu, whole genome shotgun sequence genome and encodes:
- the jam3a gene encoding junctional adhesion molecule 3B-like; this encodes MAFGRQTLSLVLFCWLCNSAAFAVILRTTEKSVWANEFESIELTCLIESISTNNPRIEWKKIKNGVPSYVYFQNKISGDLEHRALLREPANLLILNASRSDTAQYRCEVAAIDDQKPFDEILISLAVRVKPVIPRCSVPDAVTVGSSTELRCIENEGFPQSQYQWFKNSEELPEDPKTSSKFYNSSYIMNIETGSLKFRSVKKEDAGEYYCQARNEAGWSKCIRQSMEVYDLDIVGIFLKVLGGVAAFIFVIVGICQIQKSGYCSCKDHRETNYKVPQHENRMEYTTPDEGHFRHKSSFVI